One Chromobacterium paludis genomic window carries:
- the astD gene encoding succinylglutamate-semialdehyde dehydrogenase, which produces MTSLFMDGKWLAGEGEAMAKTNPADNAPLWQGRAASADQVDDAVRAARAAFPAWARMGVDARAAVVRRFGELLTERKAELARVIAQETGKPLWEATTEVTTMVGKIDISLKALAERTGERAAAMGDAQAVLRHKPHGVVAVFGPYNFPGHLPNGHIVPALLAGNAVVFKPSELTPWTAEETVKLWSEAGLPAGVIGLLQGAKDTGVALAGHDGIDGLFFTGSSATGALLHKQFSGRPDKILALEMGGNNPLIVGPVADVDGAVHHVIQSAFVSAGQRCTCARRLLAPQGEWGDAFVARLVEVAGKLRVGKYDAEPAPFLGAVISNAAADALLKAQDALVAAGGKPLLTMRRVEAGAAMLTPGIIDTTAVVRPDEEFFGPLLQVIRYADFDQAIAIANDTRFGLAGGVLSDSRELYDRYWLESRAGVVNWNKPLTGASSAAPFGGIGASGNHRPSAYYAADYCAYPVASLECDSLALPAQLSPGIVL; this is translated from the coding sequence ATGACGAGCTTGTTCATGGATGGCAAGTGGCTGGCCGGCGAGGGCGAAGCCATGGCCAAGACCAATCCGGCCGACAACGCGCCGCTGTGGCAAGGCCGCGCCGCCAGCGCCGACCAGGTGGACGACGCGGTGCGCGCCGCGCGCGCGGCCTTTCCGGCCTGGGCCAGGATGGGGGTGGACGCCCGCGCCGCCGTGGTGCGCCGTTTCGGCGAGTTGCTGACCGAGCGCAAGGCCGAGCTGGCCCGCGTCATCGCTCAGGAAACCGGCAAGCCGCTGTGGGAAGCGACGACGGAAGTGACCACAATGGTCGGCAAGATCGACATTTCGCTGAAGGCGCTGGCCGAGCGCACCGGCGAGCGCGCCGCGGCGATGGGCGACGCCCAGGCAGTGCTGCGCCACAAGCCGCACGGCGTGGTGGCGGTGTTCGGCCCCTATAACTTTCCCGGCCATCTGCCCAACGGCCATATCGTACCGGCGTTGCTGGCCGGCAACGCGGTGGTGTTCAAGCCGTCCGAGCTGACGCCTTGGACCGCCGAAGAGACCGTCAAGCTGTGGAGCGAAGCCGGCTTGCCGGCCGGCGTGATCGGCCTGCTGCAAGGGGCCAAGGACACCGGCGTGGCCCTGGCCGGCCATGACGGCATAGACGGCCTGTTCTTCACCGGCAGCTCCGCCACCGGCGCGCTGCTGCACAAGCAGTTTTCCGGCCGACCGGACAAGATTCTGGCGTTGGAAATGGGCGGCAATAACCCGCTGATCGTCGGGCCGGTGGCCGATGTGGACGGCGCCGTGCATCACGTGATCCAGTCCGCTTTCGTCTCCGCCGGCCAGCGCTGCACCTGCGCGCGCCGCCTGCTGGCGCCGCAAGGCGAGTGGGGGGATGCCTTCGTCGCCCGCCTGGTGGAGGTGGCCGGCAAGCTGCGCGTAGGCAAATACGATGCCGAACCGGCGCCGTTCCTGGGCGCGGTGATTTCCAACGCCGCCGCAGACGCGCTGCTCAAGGCGCAAGACGCGCTGGTCGCCGCCGGCGGCAAGCCGCTGCTGACGATGCGCCGCGTGGAGGCGGGCGCGGCGATGCTGACGCCGGGCATCATCGACACCACGGCCGTTGTCCGCCCGGACGAGGAATTCTTCGGCCCGCTGCTGCAGGTGATTCGCTACGCCGACTTCGACCAGGCCATCGCCATCGCCAACGACACCCGCTTCGGCCTGGCCGGCGGCGTGCTGTCCGACAGCCGCGAACTGTACGACCGCTATTGGCTGGAGTCCCGCGCCGGCGTGGTCAACTGGAACAAGCCCTTGACCGGCGCGTCCAGCGCCGCGCCGTTCGGCGGCATCGGCGCGTCCGGCAACCATCGCCCCAGCGCCTATTACGCGGCCGATTATTGCGCCTATCCGGTGGCCTCGCTGGAGTGCGACAGCTTGGCGCTGCCGGCGCAGCTGTCGCCGGGCATTGTGCTGTGA
- the astA gene encoding arginine N-succinyltransferase, whose product MMFIRPVAHKDLPGLMDLAKSAASGGVGLTSLPINEDRLQKRIARSVLSFGGELDRADHGYVFVLEDGETGRVAGICAVEAAVGLKEPWYNYRIGTIVHASEELGVYSRHETLFLSNDHTGYSELCTLYLHPDYRVKRNGGLLSKSRFLFLAQFPQLFGKMVVAEMRGVSDENGRSPFWEALGRHFFSIDFAEADYLTGIGQKAFVAELMPKHPVYVDFLPPEAQAVIGLTHEATRPAVAMLESEGFRYEGYVDIFDAGPTVQAYTSDIRAVKESQRLPARIVDPLPDGDKECYLVCNDALEGYRAVLVECAAPRGEFCLTPELAQALNVQDGDHVRCVTLTPKEAA is encoded by the coding sequence ATGATGTTTATCCGTCCCGTAGCGCACAAGGATTTGCCGGGCCTGATGGATCTGGCCAAGAGCGCCGCCAGCGGCGGCGTAGGCCTCACTTCCCTGCCCATCAACGAAGACCGGCTGCAGAAGCGCATCGCCCGTTCGGTGCTGTCCTTCGGCGGCGAGCTGGATCGCGCCGATCATGGCTACGTCTTTGTGCTGGAAGATGGCGAAACCGGCCGCGTGGCCGGCATCTGCGCCGTGGAGGCCGCCGTCGGCCTGAAGGAGCCCTGGTACAACTACCGCATCGGCACCATCGTCCACGCCTCGGAAGAGCTGGGCGTGTATTCGCGCCATGAGACGCTGTTCCTCTCCAACGACCATACCGGTTACTCCGAGCTGTGCACGCTGTATCTGCACCCGGATTACCGCGTCAAGCGCAACGGCGGCCTGCTGTCCAAGAGCCGCTTCCTGTTCCTGGCGCAGTTCCCGCAGCTGTTCGGCAAGATGGTGGTGGCGGAAATGCGCGGCGTATCCGACGAGAATGGCCGCTCGCCGTTCTGGGAGGCGCTGGGCCGCCACTTCTTCTCCATAGATTTCGCCGAGGCCGACTACCTGACAGGCATCGGCCAAAAGGCTTTTGTCGCGGAGCTGATGCCCAAGCACCCGGTATACGTGGACTTCCTGCCGCCGGAGGCGCAGGCGGTGATCGGCCTGACCCACGAGGCCACGCGGCCGGCGGTGGCGATGCTGGAGTCGGAAGGCTTCCGCTACGAGGGCTATGTTGATATTTTCGACGCTGGTCCCACCGTGCAGGCCTATACCAGCGATATCCGAGCGGTGAAGGAAAGCCAGCGCCTGCCGGCGCGCATCGTCGATCCGCTGCCGGATGGCGACAAGGAATGCTATCTGGTATGCAACGACGCGCTGGAGGGCTACCGCGCGGTACTGGTGGAGTGCGCGGCCCCGCGCGGCGAATTCTGTCTGACGCCGGAGTTGGCGCAGGCGCTCAATGTTCAGGATGGCGATCACGTCCGCTGTGTGACGCTGACGCCGAAGGAGGCTGCGTAA